The sequence TATTCAAGCTCAAATCCAGAATTCAAAAGATGAAACAGGTTGCTCCGTCTCTTGATATGGAGGAATGGAAACAACTCATTTCAAGCGGTGAAAACGACACAGTGGAATTCAAGTCATCCCTTCGATGGAGTATCAAAGAAGAAAAAGTTGATAAGCGCCTGGAGGCCGTTGTGGTAAAAACATTGTCTGCATTTATGAATGCCCGGGGCGGCACCCTGTTCATCGGGATTAACGATGCCGGCGAACCTGTGGGCATTGAACCGGACTACAAAACTTTCCAGAGAAAACCCAATCAGGACGGATTTATGCTCAAACTATCTGATCTGATTTCCAAAAACCTGGGTGCCCAAAGTCATAAATTCATTGTTTCCGATATCCAGGCCATGGCCGGAAAAGATGTATGCAGGATACGGGTATCGCCTTCGGACCGGCCCGTCTTTATCACAGACCAGGGCAAAGAAGCATTCTACATTCGGGCCGGGGCGTCTTCCATTCCCCTTGGCATGAGCCAGGCCCATGAATATATCAGCTCCCGCTGGTAACCCAAAGCGTCTATTTTCGTTTAAACGAAAGAAAAATGGCCATGGGGTTTACCGTTTCATAATAGATCAGGGTGGATTGGTCCCGGGCAGTCTGTATCTTTGTGGAAAATGCCGCTTCGTTTTCCATTGTCAACGGCGTCTTATCCGGAAAATAAATATCGGAATAGTATTCGGGATCATAGGGCGATAATACGACCTGCTTTGGTGTATCCGCAGCCAAGACATGGCAGGGTATGAAAAATTCATAACAGACGATGCCGTCATCAAGCCATGCATTAAATGCCTTGATGAACTTTACCTCAAAGGGCTTTCCGTCTATTCTGACATGGATATAATAATTGTACGGGGCGATATATCCAAAGGCTTTTTCCTTAATCACCGCCACTTCTTGGGCATCCAGGACCTGATTATGGTCCGAGTCAAAATCCTCGCTGATCATGACGGAAAACATCTCGTCAAAGGTCCAGCTCACCCTGAAACCGGCCAACCCCTTATCATCAAAAACAAAATCAGTACGCTGTGAAATGAACACATGGGGATGGGAAAGCCCGGGAAAAGGAAACAGAAGAATAAAAAAAACGAGCTGTAAGCAAAAAAAACAATTGAGTCGGAACATAAGATGTAAATGCTGTTATGTGTATTAAATTTTTTCTTAATTTATATATGTATCGGGCAGTATTTTCAAGGCAGCGTATCAGGGCAATACCCTGGACTTTGAGTCAGTGCATGTTCATGGTGAAAGACGGCCCAAACATGCCCGACAGATCAAGGCGCAAAGAGCCTTGAACTCTTGAAGTTTGAAAATATAGATTTATACTTCATCGAAGTTTGAGCGAAAACAAAGACCCAACCGGCTATTACAAAGCCATCGGAGACCACAGATATGGCACAAGAAAACCCCCTTCATATAGGAAAAATAATGGAATTAAACACAACTTTTGTAAGCCCTGACACCTTGAGTACCCGTAAACCCTTTAAAAAACTGTTTCCCATCCAGGAAGAGACCCTGGCAGCCATCAGCCAGAACATGGAGGTCAATGGGTTTGACCCCGTATTTCCCCTGGTTGTCTGGAAAGAGGAAAATGTACTGGTGGACGGTCACACCCGATTTACAGCAGCCCAAAACACCCAGCTGAATCAAGTGCCGGTGGTATATAAATCCTTTGAGGACGAGGATGACGCCCTGCTTTACAGCTTTCATGCCCAGCGGAACCGGCGCAACATGTCTGACGATGATATTGTTAAGTGCCTGGCGCTTTTGGATAATATACACAAAAAAGATGCAACGGGTGAAAAAAGCACGCGCAAGGCGGAAAACGAAATCCGGGCCAAAGAGCTGGGCATCAGCCCCCAGAAGGTGGACAAAGCCAGAAAGGTAATGGAACACGGCAGCCCCGACATCCAGGAACAGGTCCAGGCCGGAGAAAAATCCATTAACAAGGCCTTTAACGAAGTCCAGGCCCAGCGCCGTGAAAGCGGCGAAATTAAAGGCAGGGAGACCGACGGGCTTGGGCTTTCTGCAAAGTACACCCAGTCCCTGGGAAAATTTCTCAAAGAGTTGACCCGCATCCGGGAGCAGGGATGGCAGGAGGTCAGCCGGGAAAAAGCGGTAGCAGATATTGAAGCGATACTTGACCTGATCAAAAACTAAGCGCCTTAAAAGAAAAATAATATTAGGTACACTTTTCGATTTTATGTTAAATTTATTTTTTTCGTATTTCTATTTTCAAACTCATACGCAGGATCGGGGCGAAGATAACGCCCCATCAAAAACATTCATTAACAAAAATAGTAAAGGTTCTCGGTGCCTAAAACTATTGTTAAAATCATTATTAAATATAATTAAAGCGTTTAGGCTCCTATCGCCTAAAAACAAAAATTTAAATTCCGAAGAGGAATTTTATTCTGCTTTCAACGCAATGAAGTCCGGCGTATGGATTATTGACAAAGAGCAGCGTATCCTTAAATCCAACAAGGCTGCCGAGCGTTTATTCAATCAAAACAATGTGGAAATAATCGGCAAAAAATGCTGGAAAATTGTTCATGGGACTGACCAACCCATTAAAGAGTGCCCTCTTTTAAAAGCCGGCCAGAGCTTGCAGCAAGAATCAATGGAACTTCAAATTAATGACCGATGGTTTGAGGTTGTTGTAGACCCGATTCTCGATTCCTGTGGGAAACCCTCAAAGTATATTCACATCATCACTGATATTACAGATTCCAAAATGGCGGCGGCTGAACTTTCTGTACAATCGCAAAGAATAAAAACCTTTTTCAATTCCATCAACGACGCAATATTTATTCATCCTTTGAAACAAGAGGGATTTGAACCATTTGTTGAAGTTAATGATATCGCATGTAAACGATATGGGTATACCCATGATGAATTAATGAAGCTTTCAGCTCCTGACATAACGGCCAGGCCTGATGTTAACGGGCATGCAGCCCCCGATTGCAGGAAAACATTGCTTGAAAAAAGGCAGCTGGTTTTTGAAACGTCCCATATCAAAAAATCGGGTGAGACATTCCCCGTTGAAATAAATTCAAATATCTTCCATCAAAATGGAAAGCCATACATTCTTGCCGTTGTTCGGGATATTACCAATCGCAAAATTGCAGAAAAAGAGCTGCGAAAAAGTGAACAGGCATTTCGAAATCTGTTTGATAATCATACAGCAGTAAAACTCATTATTGATCCGGATACAGGCCGGATTGTTTCGGCGAACAAGGCTGCAGGAGATTTTTATGGATGGCCTTGCACAACACTTACACAAATGAATATTAATCAAATCAACATAAAACCACCTGATGAAATTAAAAAATTGATGGAAAATGCAAAGATTCAGGAACGCATTCTGTTTAATTTTCAGCACCGATTGGCCGACGGCTCAATACGTGACGTTGAGGTATTCAGCAGCGGTGTCGAGATAAACGGACGACAATATCTGCACTCTATTATTCATGACATCACTGAACAAAAAAAAGCGGCGAAAGATATGGAGGAACTTCGGATTCAAAATTGGCACCTCAAAAAACAGGAAAGTCTCAGCCGCATGGCCGGGGCCATTGCTCACCACTTCAACAATCACCTGATGGGCATTATGGGCAATCTGGAGCTGAGCCTTAAATCAATTGATAGGGGGGACTCCCCCCTTAAAAATATTACAAAATCCATGCAAACTGCTCAAAATGCAGCCAAAATTAATGGGTTGATGCTCACCTATCTTGGAAAAAACACATTGGGAAAAATGCAAATAGATATGAGCAAGGTCTGCAGTATGACCCTGCCTCTCCTGAGGGCCTCATTGCCTGTAAATATTGTTCTGGAAGCCGATTTCCCAGCCCAGGGTCCCATGGTCTATGGGAATGAAAATCAAATTCAGCAGCTTGTCACCAACCTTGTTACCAATGCCGCCGAGTCCTATCCAAAAAAGGGCACCATCTATCTTAATGTAAAGGTCGTCTTCGCCACCGATATACCCAAAAAGTATCGCTTCCCTGTGGATTGGCAGCCGGATCACGATGACTATGCCTGTATAACGGTTGCTGACTTCGGATATGGAATTGAGGCACAGAACATCGAAAAAATATTCGATCCGTTTTTTTCGACCAAGGCCACCGGGAGAGGTCTTGATTTACCTGTTGTTCTGGGGATTGCGCAAGCAAACAATGGCGTTATTACGGTAGAAAGCAAACTTGGTGAGGGCAGTACTTTTCGATTCTTCACCCCGGTGGTGGCGCAGTCAAATTCACAATAGTTAATGTCTGCACCAAAAACTGGAAATTTGCGTCGGACTTGTACTCGGCAAAATTTACGGTTTTCGGTCGGTCACATTAGTTAAATCTTGACAGAGTTTGTTTCCCCTTATAAAAACGACTGACTTGTTTCTTTTTACAGAAACATAGTTGCACAATAAATTAATAACTATTTAATAAAACAAGGAATCGGATCATATGCCCACTAAAATTTTTTTAACCGAAGATGAAATCCCCCGCCAGTGGTATAACCTGGCTGCAGACCTGCCCGGTACCATCAACCCGCCCCTGGGACAAGATGGCAAACCCATCAATCCGGATATGCTGGCCGCCGTATTTCCCATGAACCTGATCGAACAGGAGATGTCCCAACAGCGCTGGATCGATATCCCCGAGGGGATTCTGGATCTACTGTACCGGTGGCGGCCCTCTCCACTGCACCGGGCCATACACCTGGAAAAGGCGTTGGGTACACCGGCAAAAATTTTCTATAAAAACGAAAGTGTCTCCCCGGCCGGCAGCCATAAACCCAATACTGCCGTGGCCCAGGCCTGGTACAATAAAGAGTTCGGCATCAAACGTTTGACCACGGAAACCGGTGCCGGCCAGTGGGGGTCTGCCCTATCCCATGCCTGCGCCCTTCTGGGCATGGAGTGCAAGGTGTTCATGGTCAGGATCAGTTTTGACCAAAAACCGTTCAGAAAGTCACTTATGCAGACCTGGGGCGGAGAATGTATTGCAAGTCCGTCAAATGAAACCCAGGTAGGCCGGGACATCCTGGCAAAAATGCCCGACACGCCCGGGTCATTAGGCATTGCCATTTCAGAGGCCATTGAAGCGGCCCTCAGTGATGAAACCGGCAAGACCCGGTATTCGCTGGGCTCCGTACTCAACCATGTCATGCTGCACCAGACCATTATCGGACTTGAAGCAAAAAAACAGCTGGACAAGTTCGGAATAAAGAAAGTGGACACCGTGATCGGCTGTGCCGGCGGCGGTTCCAATTTTGCCGGCCTGGCCTTCCCCTTTGTCCTGGATAAAATCAACGGGGCGGATATTGAGATCATTCCCGTGGAGCCGGCCTCCTGTCCAACGCTTACGGCAACCCCGTTTTCCTATGACTTCGGGGACGTGGCCCAGATGACGCCCATGCTGCCCATGCACTCTTTAGGGCATAAATTCATCCCGGCCCCCATCCATGCCGGCGGATTAAGATACCACGGCATGGCGCCCCTGGTTTCCCATGCCGTGGAAGCCGGGTTAATGAGCCCCATGGCCATCAAACAGCTGGAATGTTATGAGGCCGGCCTCATGTTTGCCCGCACAGAAGGCCTGGTTGTGGCCCCTGAAACCTGTCATGCCGTGGCCTGCGCCATCCGATCCGCCAAGCAGGCCAAAGAAGAAGGAAAGGAAAAAACCATTATATTCAACTTGTCAGGTCATGGGCTCATGGATCTGGCCGGGTATGAAAAATTCATGGCAGGAGAACTCCAGGATATTGTCATGTCTGCCCAGGATGTGAAGGAATCCAGGGGGATCAGCATTGACGGGTATCCTGTGCCCACAATTTAATCTGCTCAAATCCAGCATCTACCCCGGCTGTATCGGGATAGATGCTGGAAAAACAGGTAATTATTTCCTTTCCGATCTTTTTAGGGGAAATTCCTGCCCGATAACGGTAATAGTCTTAATTTCAGACAGGACACTTCACATCAATAACATACTGAAAACATATAATATATTATCACAACTCAATTATTTGGCATGATGGTTGCTTTTTTTGACAATCAAACGAATGAAAAGCCCAATAAATTAAAGGTGACTCATGCTATCCAATACGTCAAACATCAATGCGTTACTGACAGGAAGTTCTTCAGACGCCCTCATGGGTGCAACCAGCAGCAGCACGGCGGTCAAAGACAGTGACGTTGGTGTATCTGAATTCCAGGGGCAGCTGGACAAAACCATGCAGCAGGCCTCGGACATGAAAAGCACAAGTGAAAGCAACGCTGTTGTCGAAAAAACTACGAGTGAAGGAGACACGGTTGCTAAGGACACGGATGCCTGCCTTTCAGAGACGCGCAGCGGGCAGACCGAGGATGCCGTGATCGATATATTGCAAAAACCAAATCTGTCCATGGGTGAACAGGACACTGAAATGTCCGCGGTGGAAGAAGCTTGTTTTGTTGTCCGAAAGATGAAACAGAAGGTTTCAGATATTGAAGACGCTCTGGAAAATGGCGGAGGCACTGAATTTCTCACCCAACTAAAGAATCTGCTTTTATCACTTTCCAATGGAGACCTGGACAATCTATCTTTGGATGAGGGCGGACTCGAAGCCCT is a genomic window of uncultured Desulfobacter sp. containing:
- a CDS encoding PAS domain S-box protein, producing MLKSLLNIIKAFRLLSPKNKNLNSEEEFYSAFNAMKSGVWIIDKEQRILKSNKAAERLFNQNNVEIIGKKCWKIVHGTDQPIKECPLLKAGQSLQQESMELQINDRWFEVVVDPILDSCGKPSKYIHIITDITDSKMAAAELSVQSQRIKTFFNSINDAIFIHPLKQEGFEPFVEVNDIACKRYGYTHDELMKLSAPDITARPDVNGHAAPDCRKTLLEKRQLVFETSHIKKSGETFPVEINSNIFHQNGKPYILAVVRDITNRKIAEKELRKSEQAFRNLFDNHTAVKLIIDPDTGRIVSANKAAGDFYGWPCTTLTQMNINQINIKPPDEIKKLMENAKIQERILFNFQHRLADGSIRDVEVFSSGVEINGRQYLHSIIHDITEQKKAAKDMEELRIQNWHLKKQESLSRMAGAIAHHFNNHLMGIMGNLELSLKSIDRGDSPLKNITKSMQTAQNAAKINGLMLTYLGKNTLGKMQIDMSKVCSMTLPLLRASLPVNIVLEADFPAQGPMVYGNENQIQQLVTNLVTNAAESYPKKGTIYLNVKVVFATDIPKKYRFPVDWQPDHDDYACITVADFGYGIEAQNIEKIFDPFFSTKATGRGLDLPVVLGIAQANNGVITVESKLGEGSTFRFFTPVVAQSNSQ
- a CDS encoding TrpB-like pyridoxal phosphate-dependent enzyme — encoded protein: MPTKIFLTEDEIPRQWYNLAADLPGTINPPLGQDGKPINPDMLAAVFPMNLIEQEMSQQRWIDIPEGILDLLYRWRPSPLHRAIHLEKALGTPAKIFYKNESVSPAGSHKPNTAVAQAWYNKEFGIKRLTTETGAGQWGSALSHACALLGMECKVFMVRISFDQKPFRKSLMQTWGGECIASPSNETQVGRDILAKMPDTPGSLGIAISEAIEAALSDETGKTRYSLGSVLNHVMLHQTIIGLEAKKQLDKFGIKKVDTVIGCAGGGSNFAGLAFPFVLDKINGADIEIIPVEPASCPTLTATPFSYDFGDVAQMTPMLPMHSLGHKFIPAPIHAGGLRYHGMAPLVSHAVEAGLMSPMAIKQLECYEAGLMFARTEGLVVAPETCHAVACAIRSAKQAKEEGKEKTIIFNLSGHGLMDLAGYEKFMAGELQDIVMSAQDVKESRGISIDGYPVPTI
- a CDS encoding DUF1007 family protein is translated as MFRLNCFFCLQLVFFILLFPFPGLSHPHVFISQRTDFVFDDKGLAGFRVSWTFDEMFSVMISEDFDSDHNQVLDAQEVAVIKEKAFGYIAPYNYYIHVRIDGKPFEVKFIKAFNAWLDDGIVCYEFFIPCHVLAADTPKQVVLSPYDPEYYSDIYFPDKTPLTMENEAAFSTKIQTARDQSTLIYYETVNPMAIFLSFKRK
- a CDS encoding ParB/RepB/Spo0J family partition protein; the protein is MAQENPLHIGKIMELNTTFVSPDTLSTRKPFKKLFPIQEETLAAISQNMEVNGFDPVFPLVVWKEENVLVDGHTRFTAAQNTQLNQVPVVYKSFEDEDDALLYSFHAQRNRRNMSDDDIVKCLALLDNIHKKDATGEKSTRKAENEIRAKELGISPQKVDKARKVMEHGSPDIQEQVQAGEKSINKAFNEVQAQRRESGEIKGRETDGLGLSAKYTQSLGKFLKELTRIREQGWQEVSREKAVADIEAILDLIKN